Proteins co-encoded in one Scylla paramamosain isolate STU-SP2022 chromosome 43, ASM3559412v1, whole genome shotgun sequence genomic window:
- the LOC135093579 gene encoding uncharacterized protein LOC135093579 — translation MAPEKIHWHISSIICCKYLIVHRCTLYFSRKSEPITPGSCGHSKTPGFCVLTRTPGKHTHPVTPRCCTHPHHPRISYTPVPQDVLHIVSHPFKALGTSTPSTSV, via the exons ATGGCTCCTGAGAAG ATCCATTGGCATATCTCGTCCATCATCTGCTGCAAGTACCTCATTGTCCATAGATGCACACTGTACTTCTCCAGAAAGTCAGAGCCCATCACCCCAGGGTCCTGTGGACACAGCAAAACTCCAGGCTTTTGTGTACTCACCAGAACCccaggaaagcacacacacccAGTCACCCCACGATGTTGCAcacacccccaccaccccagGATATCGTACACCCCAGTACCCCAGGATGTTTTGCATATTGTATCACACCCATTTAAAGCTTTGGGAACTTCCACACCAAGTACTTCTGTGTAA